One Malus domestica chromosome 11, GDT2T_hap1 genomic region harbors:
- the LOC139189518 gene encoding uncharacterized protein — protein sequence MHVGPVRSVHNKAREAATNLMNQATHIETAVSKHSDQARKAYRTCLNASIKCTKFLLRQGLAFRGHDEGATSSNRGNYLELLQFLADNDDKVREVVMENAPGNLKLLAPCIKKEIVNSCALETLDAIIDGLKDRFFSILVDEARDVLVKEQMAMVLRYVDDNGHVIERFVALVAVAKKNIDIASFFATTNSVVNHVGASCKRRDLLRQQLQEELAIAFENDCLITGRGLNQETNLKRAGDTRWNSHYGTLISIISMFSSVVHVLQMVIDDNPNESVGEANKLMREIRTFEFVFHVFLMKVILGLINDLSQALQRKDQEIVNAMALVKSCKEKLHWIRNNGFDALVDEVSSFCEKHHIDVPNMEEAFILPGRSRRNAPIKTNRHHYRVKLFIYVIDEQITELDDRFNEVNTKLLICLACLSPKDSFVAFDKPKLLRLAQFYPQDFSDEDCFALKDQLEIYIHYVHSSSDFSQLEGVGDLAKKMVETRMHQVFNYVYLLITLSLVLPVAIASVEIAFSVINIVKGPLRNKMGDQWLSDSLLVYIERDIFACIENEAIMLRFQNMKPHRGQL from the exons ATGCATGTTGGACCGGTTAGGAGTGTTCATAATAAGGCTAGAGAAGCTgctacaaatttgatgaatcaaGCTACACATATTGAAACGGCAGTGAGCAAACACTCCGACCAAGCTCGTAAGGCTTATCGCACATGCTTGAATGCATCAATCAAGTGCACTAAGTTTTTATTACGACAAGGTCTTGCTTTTCGTGGCCATGATGAAGGTGCCACTTCAAGCAATAGGGGAAATTACTTGGAGCTATTGCAATTCCTTGCAGATAATGATGATAAAGTTAGAGAAGTTGTGATGGAAAATGCTCCGGGGAATCTCAAATTACTAGCTCCTTgcattaaaaaagaaattgtgaattcatGTGCTCTTGAAACACTTGATGCTATCATTGATGGTCTAAAAGATAGATTCTTTTCAATATTGGTGGATGAAGCACGCGATGTGTTAGTGAAAGAGCAAATGGCTATGGTGTTGCGTTATGTGGATGACAACGGGCATGTAATTGAAAGATTTGTCG CTCTTGTTGCTGTAGCAAAGAAGAATATAGACATTGCCTCTTTTTTTGCAACGACTAATAGTGTGGTTAATCATGTTGGAGCATCTTGTAAGCGGCGTGATTTACTTAGACAACAACTTCAAGAAGAGCTTGCGATAGCTTTTGAAAATGATTGTCTTATAACGGGGCGAGgcttaaatcaagaaacaaatctCAAACGTGCCGGTGACACACGATGGAACTCACACTATGGTACCTTGATTAGCATCATTTCCATGTTTTCATCCGTGGTTCATGTGCTTCAAATGGTTATTGATGATAATCCCAATGAAAGTGTGGGTGAagcaaataagttaatgagagAAATACGtacttttgagtttgtgtttcACGTTTTCTTGATGAAAGTCATATTGGGACTCATAAATGATTtgtcacaagcattgcaaaggaaagatcaagaaattgtgaatgcaatggctTTAGTGAAATCATGCAAGGAAAAGCTACATTGGATAAGGAATAATGGGTTTGATGCATTGGTTGATGAAgtatcttctttttgtgaaaaacatcatATTGATGTTCCTAACATGGAAGAGGCATTTATACTTCCAGGGAGGTCAAGGCGTAATGCTCCAATAAAGACAAATCGTCATCATTATCGTGTGAAGCTCTTTATTTATGTCATTGATGAGCAAATTACGGAGTTAGATGATCGCTTTAATGAGGTAAATACCAAGTTGCTTATTTGTTTGGCATGTTTGAGTCCGAAAGATTCATTTGTAGCTTTTGATAAACCAAAGTTACTTCGTCTTGCTCAATTTTATCCTCAAGACTTTTCGGATGAGGATTGTTTTGCACTTAAAGATCAACTTGagatttatattcattatgtgcattccagtagtgatttctctcaattggaaggggttggtgatcttgcaaaaaaaatggtggagacaaGGATGCATCAAGTATTCAATTATGTATATTTGCTCATTACATTGTCTTTAGTTTTACCAGTTGCAATTGCTTCAGTGGAGATAGCATTTTCTGTCATAAATATTGTTAAGGGTCCACTTaggaacaaaatgggagatcagtggttgagtgatagcttgcttgtttatattgagagagatatttttgcttgtattgaaaatgaagctataatgcttcgctttcaaaatatgaaacctcATCGTGGACAATTATAG